The genomic window GTGCTTGAATGGGTGGACTGACTCAACAACCGCCACCTGCTGGAGTTGAGCGGGAACGTCCCGCCAGCGTGAGCAGAGGCAGATTTCCACGCCACTCTGGAATCTGAAGGCATCGCAGCGCAACAAGACGACATCAGCCTTCGGCATACTCGGAGCGGTTCACACGGCCCAGTCCCGGTTTCAGCAGCGGAGCCCGTCCAAGACGAGCCCCATAACCGCCGCGGTGTCTTTCCACCGCGGCAGCTTCTGGCCCAGCACGCGGGAACGACGGGCAAGTTCGTCCCGCGCCGCTTGGGACAGCAGCAGGGTCCGCAGGTGTCCGGCGAAGGCCGCGGGATCATCCGGAGCGGCCAGAAGCGCCGCCTGCCCGACGGTGCCGGGCACTGCGCCGGTATCGCAGCTCACGATCGGCAACCCGTGACAGAGCGCTTCGGCAAGCGCCATGCCATATCCCTCGTAACGCGTCGCGAGGGCGAAGATGCGCGCTTTGCGGTAGGCCTCAGCCAGCGCCGCGTCGGGCAGTTCTCCGGTCAGCGCGACCCGCGTCCCGAGCCCGTGCTCGGCGATCAGAAGGGCCAGCTCGTCGGCGACCGCCGCATCATGTATTTTGCCAACGATCGAGGCCGTCCACTCCAGATCGGCGACGCGCGCAAGTGCGCGGATCAGTACGTCATGCCCCTTGCGCCGCGCCAGCAGGCCGACCGAAAGAATGCGCGGGCCCGCCTCGACGCGCGTCAGATCGCGCGGCCCGTCATGTCCGGGGAGCGCCACGGTGATCCGCGCGGGGTCAGCGCCAAGACCGATGTATGTCTGTCGCGTGTGCGGGCTGGTGACGACGATCTCGGCCGCAAGCGAGAGGTTCGTTCTTTCCTGCGCCA from Alloyangia pacifica includes these protein-coding regions:
- a CDS encoding glycosyltransferase family 4 protein, giving the protein MRPCAFAIPGDHRQKTGGFIYERRLLEELQAVGRQVTHIALPAGAAAAEQSAALRREVSKVLEALPPDQPLILDGLVFAAMPPEALARLTCPVVAMLHHPMGMEQGLPADIAQHLLAQERTNLSLAAEIVVTSPHTRQTYIGLGADPARITVALPGHDGPRDLTRVEAGPRILSVGLLARRKGHDVLIRALARVADLEWTASIVGKIHDAAVADELALLIAEHGLGTRVALTGELPDAALAEAYRKARIFALATRYEGYGMALAEALCHGLPIVSCDTGAVPGTVGQAALLAAPDDPAAFAGHLRTLLLSQAARDELARRSRVLGQKLPRWKDTAAVMGLVLDGLRC